In Methanocaldococcus lauensis, a single genomic region encodes these proteins:
- a CDS encoding pyridoxal-phosphate-dependent aminotransferase family protein, producing the protein MKLEATKRLLMIPGPTMVPPEVLNAMAMPVIGHRTKDYGMLLEDTIEKLKKVFITENDTFLITGSGTAAMDMAISNIIKKGDKILNIVTGNFGERFANIVKAYKGEAIRLDVEWGDMAEPEAVKEILDKYDDIKAVTVVHNETSTGAKNPIKEIGDVVKDHDALYIVDTVSSLGGDYVNVDKFHIDICVTGSQKCLAAPPGLAAITVSEKAWEVIKKNEDKVGFYLDLLAYKKYYEEKKQTPYTPSVNLTYAMNVALDLVLEEGIENRVKRHERLAKATRAGLEAMGIELFAKERARSVTVTAAKYPEGIDDKKFREILSNKYNIVVAGGQKHLAGKIFRIGHMGICGEKEILGTLACVELALKELGYEIKDSGVEVAKDILLE; encoded by the coding sequence ATGAAATTGGAAGCAACTAAAAGATTGTTAATGATTCCTGGACCTACAATGGTACCTCCAGAGGTTTTAAATGCAATGGCAATGCCCGTAATTGGACATAGAACAAAAGATTATGGTATGTTATTAGAAGACACTATAGAAAAATTAAAAAAAGTGTTTATTACTGAAAATGACACATTTTTAATAACAGGTTCAGGAACTGCGGCAATGGATATGGCTATATCAAATATAATTAAAAAAGGAGATAAAATTCTAAATATTGTTACTGGAAACTTTGGAGAGAGATTTGCAAATATAGTTAAAGCATACAAAGGAGAGGCAATTAGGTTAGATGTAGAATGGGGAGATATGGCTGAGCCAGAAGCAGTTAAAGAGATTTTAGATAAATACGATGATATTAAAGCAGTTACAGTTGTGCATAATGAAACATCTACTGGAGCGAAAAACCCAATAAAAGAGATTGGAGATGTTGTTAAGGACCATGATGCTTTATACATCGTTGATACTGTCTCATCATTAGGAGGAGATTATGTAAATGTTGATAAATTCCACATAGATATTTGTGTCACTGGCTCACAAAAATGTTTAGCAGCTCCTCCTGGATTGGCGGCTATAACAGTCAGCGAAAAAGCATGGGAAGTTATCAAAAAGAATGAGGATAAAGTTGGCTTTTACTTAGATTTATTGGCTTATAAAAAATACTATGAAGAAAAAAAACAAACTCCATATACACCATCAGTTAATTTAACCTATGCAATGAATGTTGCCTTAGATTTAGTTTTAGAGGAAGGGATTGAGAATAGAGTTAAAAGGCATGAAAGATTGGCTAAGGCAACAAGAGCTGGTTTAGAGGCTATGGGAATAGAATTGTTTGCTAAAGAAAGAGCAAGGTCAGTAACAGTTACAGCGGCAAAATATCCAGAAGGTATTGATGATAAGAAATTTAGAGAAATATTAAGCAATAAGTACAATATAGTTGTTGCAGGAGGACAGAAACACTTGGCTGGAAAGATATTTAGAATAGGACACATGGGAATCTGTGGTGAGAAAGAAATTTTAGGAACTTTAGCATGTGTTGAATTGGCTTTAAAAGAGTTAGGATATGAGATTAAAGATAGTGGTGTAGAAGTAGCAAAAGATATATTATTAGAATAA
- the hisC gene encoding histidinol-phosphate transaminase: MMIENKVREVVKNLKPYVPGKSKEEIARDYGIKPEDIIKLGSNENPWGASPKIKEEILKEIPKIHQYPEPVNPILMEELSKFLNVGKDNIIVGGDGADEIIDTIFRTFVDDGDEVIIPIPTFTQYRVSATIHNAKIKYAKYDKEKDFKLDVDSVLNNITDKTKVIFLCTPNNPTGNIIDNKDIEKIINETDSLVVIDHAYIEYAKKEYDWTQKAPEYDNVIVLRTFSKVFGLAGMRIGYGVANKKIIDYMMRVKPIFSLTRLSQVCAITALRDREFFERCVKDGIKSREMLYNGLKKFKDIKVYPSEANYVLVELKTMKAKEFCEELLKRGVIVRDCSSFDGLGDNYVRVSIGTFEEIEKFLKILEEIIE, translated from the coding sequence ATTATGATAGAAAACAAAGTAAGAGAGGTTGTTAAAAACTTAAAACCCTATGTTCCTGGGAAATCTAAGGAGGAAATAGCAAGAGATTATGGAATAAAACCAGAAGATATTATAAAACTTGGCTCTAATGAAAATCCTTGGGGAGCATCACCAAAAATAAAAGAAGAAATATTAAAAGAGATTCCTAAGATTCATCAATATCCAGAGCCAGTTAATCCTATTTTAATGGAAGAGTTAAGCAAATTTTTGAATGTTGGTAAAGATAATATTATTGTTGGTGGTGATGGAGCTGATGAGATTATTGACACAATATTTAGAACTTTTGTTGATGATGGAGATGAAGTAATAATTCCAATTCCAACATTTACCCAATATAGAGTTTCAGCAACAATTCACAACGCTAAAATAAAATATGCAAAGTATGATAAAGAGAAGGACTTTAAATTGGATGTAGATAGCGTTCTCAATAATATAACAGATAAAACAAAAGTTATTTTTTTATGCACTCCAAACAATCCAACAGGAAATATAATAGACAACAAAGATATAGAGAAGATTATTAATGAAACTGATTCTTTAGTTGTTATAGACCACGCATATATTGAGTATGCCAAAAAAGAATATGACTGGACTCAAAAAGCCCCTGAATATGATAATGTTATTGTTTTAAGAACATTTTCAAAGGTTTTTGGTTTAGCCGGGATGAGAATTGGTTATGGTGTAGCAAATAAAAAAATTATTGATTACATGATGAGAGTTAAGCCAATATTCAGCTTAACAAGATTAAGCCAAGTTTGTGCTATAACCGCCTTAAGAGATAGAGAATTCTTTGAAAGATGTGTAAAAGATGGAATTAAAAGTAGGGAAATGTTATACAATGGTTTAAAGAAATTTAAAGACATTAAAGTTTATCCTTCAGAAGCTAATTATGTATTAGTTGAATTAAAAACAATGAAAGCTAAGGAGTTTTGTGAAGAGCTATTAAAAAGAGGAGTTATTGTTAGAGATTGTTCCTCATTTGATGGATTGGGAGATAATTATGTTAGAGTATCAATAGGAACATTTGAAGAAATTGAAAAATTTTTAAAAATTTTAGAGGAAATTATTGAATAA
- a CDS encoding DUF4013 domain-containing protein produces MFVEGLKFPMKDEKWVIKIIIGSVLIYIPIVDFIVLGYIVETFENVINGEEKLPEWDNLKDKFIKGFAYSFYWIILLIVLFVIALLSRYFNFSKNLIDTLLLLWICIYLVLLFIYPMAIANYAIKKRFSALFKFKEILMRIKSVFGRYVLAYIILILVGVIFGIILAIISMIPIIGYILYIFGVIFGTFYLSLVSAYYFGVLYRESSNG; encoded by the coding sequence ATGTTTGTTGAAGGTTTAAAGTTTCCTATGAAGGATGAAAAATGGGTAATAAAAATTATAATTGGAAGTGTTTTAATATATATTCCAATTGTTGATTTTATAGTACTTGGTTATATTGTAGAAACTTTTGAAAATGTTATAAATGGAGAGGAAAAACTCCCTGAGTGGGATAATCTAAAAGATAAATTTATTAAAGGCTTTGCCTATTCATTTTATTGGATTATATTACTAATTGTCCTTTTTGTAATTGCTTTATTATCCCGCTATTTCAATTTTAGTAAAAATCTTATAGACACTCTTTTATTATTATGGATTTGTATATATCTTGTGCTTTTGTTTATCTATCCAATGGCTATTGCCAATTATGCTATAAAGAAAAGATTTTCTGCATTATTTAAATTTAAGGAAATACTAATGAGAATAAAGTCAGTGTTTGGAAGATATGTATTAGCATATATTATACTAATTCTTGTTGGTGTTATATTTGGTATAATATTGGCAATAATATCAATGATTCCTATAATTGGATATATTTTATATATATTTGGAGTAATTTTTGGGACTTTTTATTTATCTTTGGTATCTGCATATTACTTTGGGGTTTTGTATAGAGAAAGTTCTAATGGATAA
- the fsa gene encoding fructose-6-phosphate aldolase yields MKFFLDTANVDEIKKYAELGLVDGVTTNPTLVAKERRDFYEVVKEICEIVDGPVSAEVISTDAEGMVKEARELAKISDNIVIKIPMTKDGMKAVKILSAEGIKTNVTLVFSPLQALLAAKAGATYVSPFVGRLDDIGHVGMKLVEDVVKIYKNYDIKTEVIVASVRHPWHVLEAAKIGADIATIPPSVMDKLFNHPLTDIGLERFLKDWDNYLKTRKE; encoded by the coding sequence ATGAAATTCTTCTTAGACACTGCAAATGTTGATGAAATTAAAAAGTATGCTGAGCTTGGCTTAGTTGATGGAGTTACAACAAACCCAACGTTAGTAGCTAAGGAGAGAAGAGATTTTTACGAAGTTGTTAAAGAAATCTGTGAAATTGTTGATGGCCCTGTAAGTGCTGAGGTTATCTCAACAGATGCTGAGGGAATGGTTAAAGAAGCAAGAGAATTAGCAAAAATATCTGATAATATAGTTATAAAAATCCCAATGACAAAAGATGGAATGAAAGCAGTAAAAATATTATCAGCTGAAGGAATAAAAACAAATGTAACCTTAGTTTTCTCACCATTGCAAGCTTTATTAGCTGCTAAGGCAGGAGCTACTTATGTTTCCCCATTTGTTGGAAGATTAGATGATATAGGACATGTAGGGATGAAATTAGTTGAAGATGTTGTAAAGATATACAAAAACTATGATATTAAAACAGAAGTTATAGTAGCATCAGTTAGACATCCATGGCATGTATTAGAGGCGGCAAAAATAGGGGCTGATATAGCAACAATTCCTCCATCAGTTATGGATAAACTATTTAACCACCCATTAACTGATATAGGATTAGAAAGATTCTTAAAAGACTGGGATAATTATTTAAAAACTAGAAAAGAATAA